The Oikeobacillus pervagus genome segment CAGAGGGGGTTCGGGAGTTAGCTGATTTACGTGTTGGATTAAAGGCAACATTACAGAATTTAGATGAAATGCTTAAGAGCGAAAGCGAGTCTTCAGCTCTTCCTTATCTCGTGACTTTCAAAGGAAAAAAGAGTGGTCAAGAAAACCCAGAGTTTCTCAAAATATTCGGTTCTGCCGTATTAAAAAAGGGGAAAATGATTGGGAAAATCTCAGAAAAAAATACAAGGGGAGTATTATGGTTGCGAGATGAAATAAAGGAATACACGGTTACAGTAGATCCAAAAAATATAGAAGGAGATGTCTCTTTAAATCCTGTATCCGCTCATATCAATATGATTCCAAAAATTAAGAATGGAAAGTGGAAAATGACGGTGAAGATTAAAACAGAAGGGGAAGCAGTACAAAATCGAATGGATGTAAGTATTATAGACTCCAAAACAATCAAGGAGATAGAAAAATCTTACCAAGAAGCGATTAAGAAACGAATCAATACGGCTATACGATTATCGCAGCATAAATTAAAAGCGGATATTTTAAACTTCGGGAAGGAGTTTCATCGAAAGTATCCTAAAGAGTGGAAAAAGGTGGCCAAACGTTGGGAAGAGGTATTTCCAGAAGTCGAAGTGGAACTTGATATAGATGCACATGTTCGCAGAAAAGGGATAATTCATAAGTCGAAGGGAATAGAGGAGGAAGGATTTTAAATGAGATGGGAGGCATTTGGGGGTACAGCGGTCATTATCGTAGTGATCATCTTATTTCAATGGCCAAAAGTGAAACAGAATCCTGCTAAAGACAAAATAGCTTTTTTCATGTTACTTGTCATCGGATGGGGACTGTCCATGTTTGATCTTCCGCATATGGGAGGGCCTTTAACATGGATAGAAGCCCTTCTTAAGCCATTTGCACGCTTTATGGAAACGTAACGGTCATGATGGATAATGAAGTCAATATGTGTATAGAAAGGAGATCATGATGGCGAAAGGCAAAATTTCCTCCCTGCAGATGATGATGTTAATGTACCCGACGATTGTAGCGACAGGTATTCTATCTGTACCAAGCATCACAGCGGAACATGCTGGTCATGATTTATGGCTCTCTCCCGTTATCGCTTCCATCATGGGATTTGCAACCGTTTTTATTGCCGTGAGATTGAATAAATTATATCCCGATTTAACCATTATTCAAATCAGTGAGGAAATTTTGGGCCGATATATCGGGAAAATAATGGGGTTTGTCTTTTTGTTTTTTTATGTTCAAATAACTGGCCAAATTGTCAGATCCTACGGTGAATTTATTGTTGGTTCTTTTCTTTTTCAAACCCCCATCAGTGTGGTGATGTCCTTGATGGTTCTTCTTTGCGCTTTTGTTGTGAACGCGGGATTAGAGGTATTGGGGCGTATGGCTCAATTGTTATTTCCGTTGTTTGTTCTTCCCATTATTACGTTAATCATCTTATTAAGCAATGATTTTGATTTCGGAAATCTTCTTCCTTTTTTGGAAGATGGGTTGATGCCTCCTATTAAGGGGGCTATTGTCCCAATGGGATGGTTTACAGAATTCTTTCTTGTTATTTTCCTCCTTCCATTAGTAGTAGAACAGGCAAAAGGGATGAAGTATGGGATGATAACAGTTTTGGCTGTTTCGGTCACACTAACTATAGTGAATTTGATCGTTTTACTTGTATTTGGTACGACTATTGCTTCTAAAGTATATCCATTGATGGATGTAAGTCGATACATAAGTGCCGCTGACTTTTTTGAAAATTTGGAGTCCGTCACAATGGCTGTTTGGATTGTAGGAGCTTTTGTAAAGATTGCTGTTTTTTATTACGCAGTTGCGATCGGTACAGCCCAATGGTTAAACCTTTCAGATTATCGACCTGTGATTTGGCCAATAGGAATTTTAATCATTGAATTTAGCTTTTGGTCATTGCCTAGTTCAATGGAGCTTACCAATTATATAAGCAAGATCTTTCCTTTTTATGCTACTATTATCCAAACCCTGATTCCGGTTTTACTACTCGTGATTGCAGTGATACGGAAAAAAAGGAAGAAAATAGTTTCGAGCTAGTGTTGTTTAGGATTCACCTTTTGATATGAACGTATATCGACTTCACGATTACTACTTAACAGTTTAACAAATTTGATTACTTAAGATTTTACACATTATAAATACTAATTTTAACAGTGCAACCATGACATTTATCATGTTTTGTATATGACACGTATGTCTGCAAACGATTTCTCTTTTTTTATATAATTTTGATAATAACAAAAGAAAGGGAAATGGTAATCCATGACTAAACAAAAGCAAATGATGTTAAGGAAACAAATGGCTCCTTATGAACATTCTGATACAAAGAATAGTATTCGGCAGATTTTAAATACATTTCTCCCTTTTTTCCTCCTATGGTATTTGGCTTATGAAAGCCTTTCTTATTCATATTGGCTTACATTAGTTTTTGCCACTGTCGCAGCAGGGTTTTTGACACGAATTTTCATAATTTTTCATGATTGTTGTCATTACTCCTTCTTTAAAAGTCGAAAAGCGAATAAAATTCTCGGCTCGATTTCCGGAATATTGACACTTTTTCCGTATTATCAATGGCAACATAGCCATTCTGTTCATCATGCAACAAGCGGGAATTTAGATAAGCGTGGCACGGGTGATATTTGGGTATTGACGGTAGAAGAATATGTTTCAGCGCCGCTATGGCTAAAAATCAGCTATCGCATCTATCGAAATCCGTTTGTAATGTTCATTTTAGGTCCTATTTATGTCTTTTTGATTACGAATCGCTTTAACCGAAAAGAGGCAAAGAAAAAAGAACGCATGAATACGTATATGACAAATATAGTGATTGTATTCATCATTGCGTTACTTTGTTACACTATTGGGTGGCAGTCGTTCTTATTAGTACAGGTTCCTATTTTTATGATCTCAGGAGCTTTCGGTATTTGGCTTTTTTACGTGCAGCATACGTTTGAAGACTCGTATTTTGAAGAGGATGAACATTGGGAGTATGTGAAGGCAGCTGTTGAGGGAAGTTCTTATTATAAACTTCCGAAAGCTTTACAATGGATAACAGGGAATATCGGTTATCACCATGTCCATCATTTAAGTCCGCGAGTGCCGAATTATAAGCTTGAAGCAGCCCATAATCATTCCGAACCTTTACAGAACGTTCCGACCATCACGTTAATGACAAGCTTGCGTTCGCTTAAATTCCGTTTATGGGATGAAAAAGAAAAGCAATTTGTTGGATTTAAAGAAGTAAAAAAATTAATGAAATTAAAGAGAATGACATTTCAGACAAAACAACAAAATTAATAAAGGTCTTCTCTTGCGACTTCAACAATGGATATTCTTTGTTTATAGTCGTAAGAGAAGAAGTGGTATGATAATAGGTAGTGCTGGAATTTGTTGAATAAGAATGAGGTTCTTATATGTTAAAAAAGTATTTAATGATTCAAAGAGGGAACGGTATTTCACCATATATTTGGGCAATTCTTTGCATATTGCCATTTTATTTTATCTTTCAGTCTTCTTCAACGGTAGAGATTGTTGTAGGAGTTTTTCTAACTATTTTATTTTTCATCTTCTATCGAATTGCCTTTATTTCTAAAGGATGGCCTGTTTATGTATGGACCTTTATTTTAATTGGGATCTCGGTTACGTCAACGAGCCTTTTCAGCTATGTTTACTTTGCCTTTTTCCTAGCTTACTTTATCGGAAATATTAAGGAACGCAAGACTTTTCTAACATTATATTTCATCCACCTCATCATCACCTCAGTTTCCATCAATTTTAGTATCGTTCAACATGAAGCATTGTTTCTTAAGCAACTGCCATTTGTCATTATTATTTGGGTCAGCGTAATTCTACTCCCTTTCAGCATTTATAATCGGAAAGAGAAGGGACAACTTGAGGAAAAGTTGGAAGATGCGAATAAAAGGATTTCCGAATTAATTAAATTGGAAGAAAGACAGCGGATCTCCCGTGATCTTCATGATACATTAGGGCAAAAACTTTCGCTTATTGGGTTGAAAAGTGATTTAGCTCGTAAGTTAATTAATAAAAATCCCGAGCAAGCACGACAAGAGTTAAAAGATGTACAACAAACTGCAAGAACAGCCTTAAACGAAGTACGTAAGATGGTTTCGTCGATGCGTGGTATTCGATTGAAAGATGAGCTTGTTCGAGTGAAGCAAATATTTTCAGCTGCGGAAATTTCCTTTTCTGTACCTGAAGAAGTTACATTTCGCAATGTTTCTTTATTAACAGAGAATATTTTAAGTATGTGTCTAAAAGAAGCTGTAACAAATGTCGTGAAACATAGTGAGGCAACATATTGTTCCATATCGATCGAACAGACGAGGATGGAAGTGGTCATCACGATTAAAGATAATGGTGTTTTCAAGGGAAAAGGTGAAAGCGGGAATGGTCTAATGGGAATGAAGGAACGTTTGGAGTTTGTAAATGGAAGCATAGAGTTATTAACAGAGCAAGGAACGACTTTAATTATTAAAGTGCCGAATGATGCGAAACAAATGGATAAGGAGGAATGAGAGGATTGATTACAATCGTTATTGCTGAAGACCAGAAGCTTCTACTAGGGGCGTTCGGTTCATTACTCGATTTAGAAGAGGATATGAAAGTGGTCGGAAAGGCCTCTAATGGAGAAGAGGCGATAGCACTTGTACGGAAATTCCAACCTAATATTTGTATGATGGATATTGAAATGCCCGGAAAGAGCGGGCTAGAAGCAGCGGAGGAATTGCAAAGTCATCCATGCAAAATCATTATTTTAACAACATTTGCACGTTCAGGATATTTTCAACGGGCATTAAAGGCCGGTGTTAGTGGCTATTTATTAAAAGATAGCCCAAGTGACGAATTGGCCGACTCCATTCGCAGCATTATGGCAGGAAAACGAATCTATGCACCAGAACTAATCGAAGATATTTATAGTGAAGAAAACCCTCTAACTGTTCGGGAAAAAGAAGTGCTGGAACTCGTTGCAGACGGAAAAAGCACGAAAGAAATTGCCGATACTTTAAGTATTAAAGCAGGGACCGTTCGCAATTATATTTCTGCCATCCTCGATAAGTTAGAGGTGAAAAATCGAATCGAGGCAATTACACAATCGAAGAAAAAAGGCTGGTTTAAATAATTTTTTTTGAACAGAATCATTGCTTTTTTTCAGATGTATGGAAGAATAAAGAATGCCTACGAAAGCTATAAAATGAGCACAATTATGACTGTTTACTTCCAATTTTTATTTCACTAAAAGGATATGAAAGCGAATGTACTTAACGATAAAAGAAACTGCAGAATACTTAGAGTTTCCAGAATCCTATATTGAAAGCTTAGTATACCAAAAGAAAATTCGAGCAATTCATGATGGAGAACAGTTTTTAATCAATAAGGACCAATTCACCACTCACATCGAGCAAATGGAAAATTACAGAAAACTCGTAGAAGAAATTTTGAGTGAGCCGATACCGGAAGATATAGATGTGAAGGATGAAGATTAATTCGTTTAGAGGAGTTATTTGAAGAGACTTCTCTTTTTTATTATGGCTCATTTTAAAGAGGAAAATCATATTGAAAGCGAAAAAACCTATATCCACATAATGCCAATAACCCCATTCACGAGGATCTAGGGTATTATTTGACAGCTGAATTCGAAAAAGTAATCGATGAAGGATTCAAAGGATTTGGAAAACCAGAGTGGATGAAAGATCGTAAATAATGTAGGAAACAACGAAGATGAGTTGTCATCACTTGTCTTCGTTGTTTTTCTTCACCCACTTCACGATGGCCTCGATCACAATATCAAACTCCATTCCCAACTTGGTTAACTCGTATTCAACTTTCTTTGGGGAAGAGGCAACGACTTTCTTAATGACTAATCCGGAATTTTCCAGTTCCTTTAAACGCTCAGTCAGGAGTCTGTCAGAT includes the following:
- a CDS encoding sensor histidine kinase; this encodes MLKKYLMIQRGNGISPYIWAILCILPFYFIFQSSSTVEIVVGVFLTILFFIFYRIAFISKGWPVYVWTFILIGISVTSTSLFSYVYFAFFLAYFIGNIKERKTFLTLYFIHLIITSVSINFSIVQHEALFLKQLPFVIIIWVSVILLPFSIYNRKEKGQLEEKLEDANKRISELIKLEERQRISRDLHDTLGQKLSLIGLKSDLARKLINKNPEQARQELKDVQQTARTALNEVRKMVSSMRGIRLKDELVRVKQIFSAAEISFSVPEEVTFRNVSLLTENILSMCLKEAVTNVVKHSEATYCSISIEQTRMEVVITIKDNGVFKGKGESGNGLMGMKERLEFVNGSIELLTEQGTTLIIKVPNDAKQMDKEE
- a CDS encoding fatty acid desaturase, with amino-acid sequence MTKQKQMMLRKQMAPYEHSDTKNSIRQILNTFLPFFLLWYLAYESLSYSYWLTLVFATVAAGFLTRIFIIFHDCCHYSFFKSRKANKILGSISGILTLFPYYQWQHSHSVHHATSGNLDKRGTGDIWVLTVEEYVSAPLWLKISYRIYRNPFVMFILGPIYVFLITNRFNRKEAKKKERMNTYMTNIVIVFIIALLCYTIGWQSFLLVQVPIFMISGAFGIWLFYVQHTFEDSYFEEDEHWEYVKAAVEGSSYYKLPKALQWITGNIGYHHVHHLSPRVPNYKLEAAHNHSEPLQNVPTITLMTSLRSLKFRLWDEKEKQFVGFKEVKKLMKLKRMTFQTKQQN
- a CDS encoding winged helix-turn-helix transcriptional regulator yields the protein MENSKQVHCSEKEQQNMCNEFHDTIEFIGKRWIGVIIYHLLEGPKRYHELMTAIPGISDRLLTERLKELENSGLVIKKVVASSPKKVEYELTKLGMEFDIVIEAIVKWVKKNNEDK
- a CDS encoding Ger(x)C family spore germination protein, which gives rise to MVKAKNKYYFMKHVPFFVVFCMSIFLLSGCWDRVEINDIAIVTGTAIDKRKGKGIELSLQVFVPSSISSGGGGTQGGGGGPLTLVVTQKGKNMADALSKIQSELPRRIFWGQCKVFIFSEKVAKEGIKDHLDFLLRHPQPRERAYVFVSQGKAKHILDLKAVLERHSAEGVRELADLRVGLKATLQNLDEMLKSESESSALPYLVTFKGKKSGQENPEFLKIFGSAVLKKGKMIGKISEKNTRGVLWLRDEIKEYTVTVDPKNIEGDVSLNPVSAHINMIPKIKNGKWKMTVKIKTEGEAVQNRMDVSIIDSKTIKEIEKSYQEAIKKRINTAIRLSQHKLKADILNFGKEFHRKYPKEWKKVAKRWEEVFPEVEVELDIDAHVRRKGIIHKSKGIEEEGF
- a CDS encoding response regulator transcription factor, producing MITIVIAEDQKLLLGAFGSLLDLEEDMKVVGKASNGEEAIALVRKFQPNICMMDIEMPGKSGLEAAEELQSHPCKIIILTTFARSGYFQRALKAGVSGYLLKDSPSDELADSIRSIMAGKRIYAPELIEDIYSEENPLTVREKEVLELVADGKSTKEIADTLSIKAGTVRNYISAILDKLEVKNRIEAITQSKKKGWFK
- a CDS encoding GerAB/ArcD/ProY family transporter, with product MAKGKISSLQMMMLMYPTIVATGILSVPSITAEHAGHDLWLSPVIASIMGFATVFIAVRLNKLYPDLTIIQISEEILGRYIGKIMGFVFLFFYVQITGQIVRSYGEFIVGSFLFQTPISVVMSLMVLLCAFVVNAGLEVLGRMAQLLFPLFVLPIITLIILLSNDFDFGNLLPFLEDGLMPPIKGAIVPMGWFTEFFLVIFLLPLVVEQAKGMKYGMITVLAVSVTLTIVNLIVLLVFGTTIASKVYPLMDVSRYISAADFFENLESVTMAVWIVGAFVKIAVFYYAVAIGTAQWLNLSDYRPVIWPIGILIIEFSFWSLPSSMELTNYISKIFPFYATIIQTLIPVLLLVIAVIRKKRKKIVSS
- a CDS encoding excisionase family DNA-binding protein, with product MYLTIKETAEYLEFPESYIESLVYQKKIRAIHDGEQFLINKDQFTTHIEQMENYRKLVEEILSEPIPEDIDVKDED